The genomic region ACTGCTCACCGCGGCCCGCGCGCTGGAGCTGCGCGCCCCGCTCGCCCCGGCCCCGGCCACCGCCGCCGCGCTGCGCGTGCTCCGCGAGCACGTCGCCGGCCCCGGCCCCGACCGCCACCTCGCCCCGGAGATCGCCGCCGCCGAACGCGTGGTGCGTTCCGGTGAGCTGCACGCCGCGGTCGAGCCATTCCTCTCGACGACTCATGGAGGGTGAAGTGACCACCGCAGGCCCCCGTCCGGTGCGCGCCGCGCGCGGCACCGAGCTGACCGCGCGTGACTGGTCCACCGAGGCCGCGCTGCGCATGTTCCACAACAACCTCGACCCCGAGGTGGCCGAGCGCCCGGACGACCTGGTCGTCTACGGCGGCACCGGCAAGGCCGCCCGCGACTGGAACAGCTTCGACGCGATCACCCGCGAGCTGACCAACCTGGCCCCGGACGAGACGCTGCTGGTGCAGTCCGGCCGCCCGGTCGGCGTCATGCGCACCCACGAGTGGGCGCCGCGGGTGCTCATCGCCAACTCCAACCTGGTCGGCGACTGGGCCAGCTGGCCGGAGTTCCGGCGGCTGGAGCAGCTCGGGCTCACCATGTACGGCCAGATGACCGCCGGGTCCTGGATCTACATCGGCACCCAGGGCATCCTGCAGGGCACCTACGAGACCTTCGCCGCGGTGGCGAACAAGCGCTTCGGCGGCACCCTGGCCGGCACGCTCACCCTCACCGGCGGACTCGGCGGCATGGGCGGCGCCCAGCCGCTGGCGGTCACCATGAACGAGGGTGTCGCGCTCTGCGTGGAGGTCGACCCGGACCGCGCCCGCCGCCGCCTGGAGACCCGCTACCTGGACGAGATCGCCGAGGACCTGGACGACGCGGTCGAGCGCTGCCTGGCGGCCAAGCGGGAGCGGCGTCCGCTGTCCGTGGCGGTGATCGGCAACGCGGCCGAGGTCTTCCCCGAGCTGCTGCGCCGGGGCGTGGACATCGACGTGGTCACCGACCAGACCTCCGCGCACGACCCGCTGGCCTACCTGCCCAAGGGCGTGGACCTGGCCGACTGGCACGACTACGCGGCCAAGAAGCCGGATGAGTTCACCGACCGGTCCCGGGAGTCGATGGCCGAGCAGGTGGAGGCCATGGTCGGGTTCATGGACCGGGGCGCCGAGGTCTTCGACTACGGCAACTCCATCCGCGGTGAGGCCAAGCTCGGCGGCTACGACCGGGCCTTCGACTTCCCCGGCTTCGTGCCCGCCTACATCCGGCCGCTGTTCTGCGAGGGCAAGGGCCCGTTCCGCTGGGCCGCGCTCTCCGGCGACCCCAAGGACATCGAGGCCACCGACCGCGCCATCCTGGAGCTGTTCCCGGAGAACAAGGCGCTGCACCGGTGGATCAAGATGGCCCAGGAGCGGGTCGAGTTCCAGGGCCTGCCCGCCCGGATCTGCTGGCTCGGCTACGGCGAACGCCACCTGGCCGGGCTGAGGTTCAACGAGATGGTGGCCAGTGGCGAGCTGTCCGCGCCGATCGTGATCGGCCGCGACCACCTGGACTGCGGCTCGGTCGCCTCCCCGTACCGGGAGACCGAGTCGATGGCCGACGGCTCGGACGCCATCGCGGACTGGCCGCTGCTCAACGCCCTGATCAACACCGCCTCCGGGGCCACCTGGGTGTCCATCCACCACGGTGGCGGCGTGGGCATCGGCCGCTCCATCCACGCCGGTCAGGTCACCGTGGCCGACGGCACCCCGCTGGCCGCGCAGAAGCTGGAACGCGTGCTCACCAACGACCCCGGCATGGGCGTCATCCGCCACGTCGACGCGGGCTACTCGCGAGCCGATGAGGTTGCGGCGGAACGCGGTGTGCGGGTGCCCATGGAAGGGGTAGCAAAGAAGGCATGAGCACTGCGACGGGGTTGCTGGCGGAGATCGCCGGCGTCGGGGCCGACCGCCAGCGCGGCGGTTACTCCCGGCATGGGTTCGACCGGGTCGAGCTGGAGCTGCGCGAGTGGTTCACCGCCGAGGCGCTCAAGCGCGGGCTGGCGGTGGAGTCCGACCGCAACGGCAACCTCTGGGCCTGGTGGGGCGCGCCCGGCCGGGACGCGGTGATCACCGGCAGCCACCTCGACTCGGTGCCCGGCGGCGGCGCCTTCGACGGCCCGCTCGGCGTGGTCTCCGCGCTGGCCGCGGTGGAGGTGTTGCAGGCCAAGGGTTTCCGGCCGAACCGGCCGTTCGCGGTGACCGTGTTCGCCGAGGAGGAGGGCGGCCGGTTCGGCGTGCCCTGCCTGGGTTCCAGGCTGATGGCGGGCACCATCGAGGCGGACGCGGCGCGGCGGCTCACCGACCTGGACGGGGTGACCCTGGCCGAGGCGGTGGCCGCGGCCGGACTGGACCCGGCCCGGCTCGGTCCCGATGACGAGGCGCTGGCCCGGATCGGCTGCTTCGTGGAGCTGCACGTGGAGCAGGGCAAGGGGCTGATCGAGGTGGACGCGCCGGTCGGGGTGGCCTCCTCGATCCTGGCGCACGGGCGCTGGCGGTTCCGCTTCACCGGCGAGGGCAACCACGCCGGGGCCACCCTGATCGGCGACCGCACCGACCCGATGCTGCCTGCCGCGCAGCTGGTCTTGGCGGCCAGGGCCGCGGCG from Crossiella sp. CA-258035 harbors:
- a CDS encoding allantoate amidohydrolase; its protein translation is MSTATGLLAEIAGVGADRQRGGYSRHGFDRVELELREWFTAEALKRGLAVESDRNGNLWAWWGAPGRDAVITGSHLDSVPGGGAFDGPLGVVSALAAVEVLQAKGFRPNRPFAVTVFAEEEGGRFGVPCLGSRLMAGTIEADAARRLTDLDGVTLAEAVAAAGLDPARLGPDDEALARIGCFVELHVEQGKGLIEVDAPVGVASSILAHGRWRFRFTGEGNHAGATLIGDRTDPMLPAAQLVLAARAAANAVDGARATVGKLIPNPGGTNVIASAVDVWLDARAATDEVTRNVVAEITAAARDAAESEGCQVTVTEESYGDTVIFDPALRDQLAAQLGGVPALPTGAGHDAGILAAKVPTAMLFVRNPAGISHAPAEHAEPADCEAGVAALAHVVEQLTR
- the hutU gene encoding urocanate hydratase, which translates into the protein MTTAGPRPVRAARGTELTARDWSTEAALRMFHNNLDPEVAERPDDLVVYGGTGKAARDWNSFDAITRELTNLAPDETLLVQSGRPVGVMRTHEWAPRVLIANSNLVGDWASWPEFRRLEQLGLTMYGQMTAGSWIYIGTQGILQGTYETFAAVANKRFGGTLAGTLTLTGGLGGMGGAQPLAVTMNEGVALCVEVDPDRARRRLETRYLDEIAEDLDDAVERCLAAKRERRPLSVAVIGNAAEVFPELLRRGVDIDVVTDQTSAHDPLAYLPKGVDLADWHDYAAKKPDEFTDRSRESMAEQVEAMVGFMDRGAEVFDYGNSIRGEAKLGGYDRAFDFPGFVPAYIRPLFCEGKGPFRWAALSGDPKDIEATDRAILELFPENKALHRWIKMAQERVEFQGLPARICWLGYGERHLAGLRFNEMVASGELSAPIVIGRDHLDCGSVASPYRETESMADGSDAIADWPLLNALINTASGATWVSIHHGGGVGIGRSIHAGQVTVADGTPLAAQKLERVLTNDPGMGVIRHVDAGYSRADEVAAERGVRVPMEGVAKKA